The Skermanella rosea sequence ATACCGTATGGTGGGCGAGCTGCTGCGCCATGCTCCAGTACAGGTGCCTGAAGTTCGTCCGGCAGACCGTGGTGGCATCTGCGGTTCCGTCGGGCCGCAACGCCACCTCCAGGTGGAGGTCGACCGACGCCTTGTCGACCTGACGGAGGTAGGGCAGCGGCTCCGGGTCCTGCGGCGGGCCGGGCACGCGAAACGATTCCAGGGCGTCCAGCGTCACCACCCAGGGAGAGATCGAGGTCGCGAAACTCTTGGCGTTGAACGGCCCGAGCGGCACGTATTCCCACTGCTGGATGTCGCGGGCGCTCCAGTCGTTCATCAGTACCATGCCGAAGATGTGCCGCTCCGCCTCGGCAACGGGGATCGGCTCGCCCAGCGCGTTGCCCCGGCCGACGATGAAGGCGGTCTCCAACTCGATGTCGAGCTTGCGGCTGGGGCCGAAGCTCGGCTGATCCGCGGTGGGCGCCTTGGTCTGGCCGTTGGGCCGGCGCACCGGCGTGCCGCTGACCACCACCGAGCTGGCCCGGCCGTTGTACCCGACCGGCAGGTGCAGCCAGTTGGGCAGCAGCGCGTTCTTCGGGTCCCTGAACATCGAGCCGACATTGGTGGCATGTTCCCTGGACGAATAGAAATCGGTGTAATCGCCGACCTCGACCGGCAGGTGGAGGCGCGCCCCGGCCATCGGCACCAGGGCGCGGGCACGCAGGGCCGGATCGTCCCGCAGGGTCGGGCTGTCGTGGCGCAGAAGCTCGCTGACGCGCGCCCGCACCTGCCGCCAGGCGTCACGTCCCAGCGCGATGAAGGGGTTCAAGCTGGACCGGGCGAACACTGGTCCGCCGGACGGGTCCGCGGCCAGCAAGCCGGCCTCCTCCAGCGCCGCCAAGGCGAGGATCCGGTCGCCGATTGCGACGCCGACCCGCGGCACCCGGTCGGCATCGGTCGAAAACACCCCGAAGGGCAGGTTCTGGATCGGGAAATGGCTATCGGGCGCCACGTCCACGAAGGACCTGAGGAAGGGATCGTTGGGATGCATGTCGGGTGCTCCTCAGCGGCGTCCGGGATCGAAATGCTTGCGCAGCCGCGTCCCGTAGGTGCCGTAGTCCTGCTGAAGCTGCTCCAGCCCGGCGGCGAAGGCGGTGACCCGTTGGGGAAAGCGCGTCTCGAACATGAAGGCCAGGGTGCCTTCCAGCTTGTGCGGCTTCAGGTCGGCATTGCTCGCCGTCTCGAAGGCGTCGGCATCGGGCCCGTGCGGCAGCATCGTGTTGTGCAGGGAGAAGCCCCCCGGCACGAAGCCGCCCCCAGTCTTGGCGTCGTAGACGCCCTGGATCAGCCCCATGAACTCGCTCATGACGTTCATGTGGTACCAGGGAGGGCGGAAGGTGTTCTCGGCCACCATCCAGCGCTCGGGGAAGATGACGAAGTCGATGTTGGCGGTGCCCGGCGTCTCCGAGGGCGAGGTCAGCACGGTGAAGATCGAGGGGTCGGCATGGTCGAACAGGACGGGGCCGACCGGCGAGTAACGCCGCAGGTCGTACTTGTAGGGCACGTAGTTGCCGTGCCAGGCGACCACGTCCAGCGGCGAGTGGGCGATCTCCGTCACCCATAGCGAGCCGCCCCACTTCACGGTCAGCCTCGACGGTGCGTCGCGGTCCTCGTAGGCCGCGACGGGGGTGAGAAAATCCCGCGGGTTGGCGAGGCAGTTGGCGCCGATCGGGCCGCGCTCCGGCAGCGTCAGGCTGCCGCCGTAGTTCTCGCACAGATACCCGCGGGCCGGACCGTCCGGCAGTTCGGCCTTGAATTTCACCCCGCGCGGGATCACGGCGATCTCGCCGGGAGCGATGTCGATGGTGCCGAACTCGGTGCGCAGCCGCAAGGCGCCCTGCTGGGGAACGAACAGCATCTCACCGTCGGCATTGTAGAAATACTCGTCTTCCATGGAACGGGTGGCGAGATAGACGTGGGCCGCCATGCCGGTCTGGCTGCCGGCATCGCCCGCGGTGGTGATGGTCCGCACCCCCTCCACGAGGGTGAGCGGCTCCGAAGGGATCGGCACCGGGTCCCAACGCATCGGTGCCGGCGGGATCTCGACCTCGACGCAGGGCGCCGTGCGCCACGGGCCGGCCTCGGCCTTGGCGAACCGGCCCCAGTGGGCGACGGTCGGCCGGATTCGGTAAAGCCAGGAACGCTCGTTGGACGCCCGCGGCGCCGTGAAGGGCGAGCCGCTGAGCTGCTCGGCATAAAGGCCGTAGGCACATCGCTGCGGCGAGTTGCGGCCGATCGGCAGGGCGCCGGGCAGCGCTTCGGACTCGAAGCCGTTGCCGAAGCCGGATTGGTAGGCCAGTTCGGTTGCCATGGGTGTTCCTCCGATCATCGTTTTCCCGCAGGAGCGGTTTCGCGGTCGCCCCTTCGATCCCCTTGGATAATCATGTGGGACGGTCATCCGGCTTTTTCCCGGCTTCGGTGCGACGAGGATACCCGATACGGATCCGATCGGAACGCGGCGGTCATCGACGCGTCCTCCCTGGACGGCGGCCCGCAGGCGCCCATGTCTCTGTCATGAACGCGCCTCGCTCCTCCCCTCCCGCCGCGACCGTCTACTATGACGGCGCTTGCCCGGTCTGCTCGCGGGAGATCGCCTTCTACCGTCGGCGCGACATGGGGGGCCGCATCCGCTGGCAGGACCTGCGCCGGGAGCCGGTCGACCAGGCCCGTGACGGGATCGGCCAGGAGGCGGCGCTCGCCCGGTTCCATCTGCGCCGGGCGGACGGCACGTTGCTTTCGGGCGCCGCGGCCTTCGCTGCCCTCTGGTCGATGATCCCCGGTTTCCGGGGACTCGCATCCCTGGCGCGCCTGCCCGGCATGATCCCCGTGCTGGAGCGCGGCTACCGGCTTTTCCTGCGCCTGCGCCCGCTGCCTTCAGCCAGGGGCGCCTGCCCGGACGATCGCTGCGGAACATGAGTCTTTCCGGAACCGGGAGTTTCGCCTGGACGGCGGCGGGCATCCTGCTTGCGGCCCTGGCCGGCGTCGGCCTGTGGCTCTGGACTCCCGACAAGTCCAGGGCTGAACTGGAGTCCCGGTATCTCGACGCGCCGGCGGACCTGATGGATGTGGCGGGCCTGCTCCTGCATGTGCGCGACCGCGGCCCCCGGGACGCCCCGGCGATCATCCTGCTGCACGGCTTCGGGTCGAGTCTCCACACCTGGGAGCCCTGGGCCCGGGATCTTTCGGCCGAATTCCGGGTGGTCCGCTTCGATCTCCCGGGTTCGGGCCTGTCGGAGCCGGACCCCACGGGCGACTACACGGTCGGACGCAGCATGGAGATCCTGCAGGCCCTGATGGACAGGATCGGGATCGACCGGGCGAGCCTGGTCGGCAATTCCATGGGCGGGAGGATCGCCTGGAACTTCGCATCCCGGAGCCCCGAACGCGTGGAAAAGCTCGTGCTGATCTCTCCCGACGGCTTCGCCAGCCCCGGCGAGGAATACGGGCAGAGGGTCGAGATACCCCTCCCCCTGAAGCTGATGCGCTACGCCCTGCCCCGCATCCTGCTGAGTATGAACCTGGCGCCGGCCTACGGCGATCCGGGCAGGATGACGGATGCTTATCTCGACCGTTACCACGACCTGATCCGGGCACCCGGCGTCCGGGACGCGATGATCGCCCGGATGGAGCAGGCGGTACGCGAGGACCCCGTGCCCCTGCTGCGGCTCGTCCGAGCCCCGACCCTGCTGCTGTGGGGCGAGAAGGACGCTCTGATCCCGCTCGCCAACGCCGAGGACTATCTGCGGGTGCTGCCCCGCGCGACGCTGGTGCGCCTGCCCGGCATCGGCCACGTTCCCCAGGAAGAAGCTCCCGCCCTCTCCCTGGAGCCGGTGAAGGCGTTCCTCGCCCGGTGAGCGCGGTGTCCCGGCGCCGGGCGTCAGGAGCGGCGGGACACCGGATGGCGCGGAGAGGAGGCGGAACCGGCGCGCATGACGACGCCGAGGATCACGCCGAGCACCCCGCCCAGGATGTGCGCCGTCTGGGAAATGCCGTCGTCGGCGAACAGCGCCATCACCTCGCGGCCGAGGTAAAGGGCGGCCACCAGCAGAACCGTGACCGGGATCGTGCCGGACCGCCCGGCCAGCATGGCGGTCAGCATGATCAGGCAGAATACGGTCCCGCTGGCACCGATCAGCGCGCCCCTCGGGTCGAGGATGCACTGGGCCAGCCCGACCGACACCGACGCCGTGACCAGGACGCCAAGCATCCTGATTGAGCCGAAGCGGTCCTCCAGCAGAGGCCCGGTCAGCAGGATCACCACGAAATTGGACAGAAGGTGGGTCATGCCGCCATGGGCCAGCGTCCAGGTCAGCAGGGAGAGGAGGAAATCGCCGTCCCACGGCCGGATCGGCCCATGGATCGCCAGTTTTCCCTGCACCGGCAGGATGGTCGCCGCGACCGCGGCCAAGGTGTAGCAGACGGTCACCGGCGCGTTCAGTTCGATCCTGGGCAAGGCGGCACCTGGGCAGTGATATCCAGCCGAGACCATAGATAATCCAGCGGCTGCCGTCACCGGGAGTCGCTGCCCCGGCGATCAGGATGCGGCCAGGACGGCCTCATGCCGTTCCTTCGGCGGTCTCTTGCGCAGCGCGGCGGCGACGGAGTTCAGGACGGCATTGACACGCACGGGCTTGATCAGGACATCCGATGCGTACTCCCGCCCGTCCAGGGCCGCCCTCTGATAGTCGGAGGTGACGAAGATGATTTCCACCCCCATCGGATGCAACTCGGCCGCGACCGATATGCCGTCGATGGCGCCCGCAAGCTCGATGTCGAGCAGCGTCAGGTCCGGCAGGTCCTGGAACGCCGTGCGGAGCGCTTCCTCGCCGGTGTCGACCGGTCCCAGGACGGTGTAGCCTTCCCTTGCCAGGATGGATGCCAACCCCATGGCGATCAGGTGATTGTCTTCGCAGACCAGGATGCGCTGCGCGTCGGACCGTTCCGTGCTGGTGGCGATGTCTACAGTAAAAGGCATCTGGGCGCCCCCCATGCTGAGCATGACCTCCGTGATTTGGACTGCAGAGTGCGCCCGAGAACGTTAACCAAACGTTAGCCATAAATTATGCCTCATTGAAACCATTTTTCCTGCCCGTCTCCGCGGGTCAATCCCTGCGCGACCTGGGCGGATCGGGTGGAGCCAACGGCCACGGCACGGTGTTGCTATGGAGGGAGCGGCGAAAAGCAGGCACTTCCCGTCCGCACCCCATCCGAACCCAGCGGGGAACGAAATCCAGTGACACGCATCGTCGTCCTCAGCACCGGCGGGACCATCGCGTCGCGCTACAGCGCGGAGCATGGGTCCGTGGTGAGCAAAGTGGCGGGCGAAGAACTCGTCTCGACGCTCGGCCCCCTCGCCCCCGGCGTGCCGGTCACGGCGGAGGAGTTCTCCAACCTCGGAAGCTACCGGATCGATCTGCCGACCGCCTTCGAGTTGGCCCAGCGCATCCGCGCCCTGCTTTCGAACCCGGATACCGCCGGCGTGGTCGTCACCCACGGGACCGATACCATGGAGGAAAGCGCCTACCTCGCGGACCTCCTGCTCGAGTCGGAGAAGCCGGTCGTCTTCACCGGGGCGCAGCTTCATGCCGACGAGCCCGACTCCGACGGGCCGCGGAACCTGGCTGACTCGATCCGGGTCGCCGCCTGCCTGGATGCGCGCGGACTGGGCGCCCTGATCGTGTTCGGGCAGGAGATCCATGCGGCCCGGGACGCCACCAAGATGCATGCGTCGCGGGTCGGGACCTTCGCGTCGGCCGAGCACGGCAAGCTGGGCGAGATCGATGCCGGCCGGGTAAGGCTGCAACGCAGGACGATCCGGCGCGGCACCGTCGAAACGCGCCGGATCCAGCCTCGGGTCGACCTGATCAAGCTGGTCATGGGCTCCGATGCGGCGTTCGTCAGGGCGGCGGTGGAGAACGGCGCGCGCGGTCTGGTGCTCGAGGCCTTCGGCCGGGGCAACGCCACGCCGGCGGTCGCCGAGGCCGCGATCGAGGCGATCGGGCGAGGTATTCCGGTGGCCGTGACCTCCCGCTCTCCCCAGGCTAATCTATCAACAGATCTTTTTAGGTGCGGCAGGTTGACTCGGGTTTGTCGCTGTAGTTGCGTAGTTTGGCGGGGATGTGATTCTGTTCGTGACGTTCTCAGGCGGAGGGCGTCACGAATGGACATTCAGGTTGATATCGTCGGCCGTTTCAACGATGAACGGCTGAAAAAAGGGGGCGGCAACTGCTGCAAAGGATGGTCGAGCGCTCGACCGTCCGCATTCGGCGTTTGTCGAACGACCGGATCGAAGAGGCTCGCTTCGGGCGTTGGCTGAACAATGCCAAGGTAAGACTGGTGGAAATGGAATGCACGATCGGCGAGCAGATGCGGGCGCGCGTCGTCGGCCTGCATGTTCTGGCCATCCAGGACACCAGCGAATTGAACTATCAGGCCCATGCCGGACGAACGCGGGGCCTGGGCACCGTGGGCAATGGCCGGGACGCCGGGCTGTTCGTCCATCCGGTGCTGGCGGTCGAGGCCGAAAGCGGAGCTTGTCTGGGACTTGTCGGAGCGCAGGTCTACGCCCGTCATGAAACCGCGGCCAAGCACCGTCGGGCTCTGCCGATCGAGAGCAAGGAATCGATGCGCTGGCTGGAGGGCGCGCAGACAGCCAAGCACTATCTCGATACGGCCCGGCACGTCACGGTCGTCGCCGACCGCGAAAGCGACATCTACGAGGAATGGGAGCGGCTGCCGGAAACGGGTTTCGATCTTCTGACGCGGGCCTGCCGCGACAGGGCGCTGGCCGGAGGCGGCTACTTATACGCCTGGAGCGACGCGCTGGCGGTGGCGGAGCGCTTCACGCTGGACCTTCCCGAACGCCCCGGCAAGCGCTCGGCCCGCACGGCGACCCTGGAACTGCGCTACGGCGCGGTCGCGGTGAAACGGCCCAGGAACGGGACACACCCCGGCGCCGCACCGGCGCTCGCCCTTCGAATGGTCGATGTTCGCGAAGTGGACGCCCCCGCCGGAGAAGACCCGGTACATTGGCGGCTGCTGACGACACATCAGGTCGAGGACACCGCAAAAGCCTTGGAAATCGTGCTTTGGTACCGGCGGCGCTGGACCATCGAGCAGCTTTTCCGTACTCTCAAGACGCAGGGGCTGGATATCGAGTCGAGCCAGGTCGAAAGCGCCGACGCCCTTCAGCGGCTGGCTTTCGTCGCCCTGGTCGCCGCCACGCACATCCTGCAACTGCTCGGCGTTCGCGACGGCGTCCTGGTTCGCCCGATCGACGACACTTTCTCCGCACAGCAGGTCAGCGTCCTGATCGCCCTACAACCACGTCTGGAAGGCCGCACCGCCGCCCGCAAAAACCCACATCCGCCCGACACGCTGGCTTGGGCCGCATGGTTTATCGCCCGTTTGGGCGGCTGGGACGGCTATCCCAAATCCAAGCCGGCTGGACCCATCACTTTTGCCAGAGGCTACGCCCGTTTCGCAACAATGTGCGAGGGCGTAGCTCTCCGGCAAAAGATCTGTTGATAGACTAGCTCCCCAGGGGAGGGTCGAGCCGATCTACGGGGTCGGCGGAGGGTCGGACCTGGCAGCGGCCGGGGCGATCTTCTGCGGCGACCTGAGCGGCATCAAGGCACGGATCCTGCTGGCGCTGCTGCTGGGGTCCGGTGCGGACCCAACCATGATCCGCCAGAAAATGGAGCTTCACGGCAACTGATCCGGCGGAAATCGCGAACAGGGAAGAGGTGAACGATGGGAAAAGAGATCCTGGTATCCTACGGCGTCGATGTGGACGCGGTCGCGGGCTGGCTCGGGTCCTACGGCGGCGAGGACAGCCCCTGCGACATCTCCCGCGGGGTATTCGCCGGGCGGGTCGGAAGCATGCGGCTGCTGCGCATGTTCGAGAAATGGGGGATCAGGACGACCTGGTTCATGCCCGGCCACTCGATCGAGACCTTCCGGGAGCAGATGAAGGCCGTCGCCGACGCCGGCCATGAAGTCGGGATGCACGGCTACAGCCACGAAAACCCCATCGCGATGACCCCGGTGCAGGAGGAGGCGATCTTCGACAAGTGCGTCGACCTCATCGCCGAGCTCACGGGCAAGCCGCCGCGCGGCTACGTGGCGCCCTGGTGGGAGTTCGGCTCCAAGACCAACCAGCTGCTCCTGCAGAAGGGCATCAAGTACGATCACTCGCTGATGCACAACGACCACCATCCCTATTACGTGACGGTCGGCGACCAGTGGACGAAGATCGACTATTCGCAGCATCCGTCGGCCTGGATGAAGCCCTATGTCCCGGGCGCCCGAGGCTTCCCTGCTCCTCGACGACATCCACGACGCCGGGGCCCGCCCAAGCGAAGTCGCGCGCTGGCTCGCCTCCGAAACCGCGGAAGGGCATCACCATCACGATCATCCGGACGTGAACCTTCATGGCGACGTTCGGGCGTTCCTGCTGACGGCGGAGAAGCCGTTGGACTGGGCCCGTTTCGGGCTTTGGCTCTCGATGCTGCTCAACCGCCACGGCACGGAAGTGCTTCGCCTCAAGGGACTGCTGTCGATCCGGGGGGTGGACACCCCCGTCGTCGTCCAGGGAGTGCAACATCTGATCCACAAGCCGGTTCATCTCGACGCCTGGCCCGACGGCATTCCGGGCACGCGGATCGTCGTCATCGCCCAGGGCCTGGACCCGGCCATCGTCCGGCGATCCTTCAAGGCCTTCGTCGATACTCCGGCCGGGCAGGAAGCGACCTGACGTTTTCGACCCCGACCGCCCCCTTTCCGATCCTGCGAGGATTTCACCAGATGGACTATCGTCAACTCGGCCGATCCGGCCTCAAGGTGTCTGCGCTGACGCTCGGCACGATGACGTTCGGCGGCAAGGGGAGCTTCGCCAAGACCGGCAATACCGATCCGGCCGGCGCCCGCCGCCAGATCGACATGTGCCTGGATGCCGGGATCAATCTCTACGATACGGCCGACGTCTATTCGACCGGCCTGTCCGAGGAGATCCTGGGAGAGGCCGTTTCCGACCGGCGCGACCGGTTGCTGATCGCCACGAAGGCGCGCTTTCCGATGGGAAAGGACCCCAACGACAGGGGCCTGTCGCGCCACCATCTCGTCCGCGCCTGCGAGGCGAGCCTCAGGCGGCTGAAGACCGACTACATCGATCTCTACCAGCTCCACGAATGGGACGGGCTGACCCCGCTGGAGGAGACCCTGGCGGCGCTCGACGACCTCGTCCGGTCGGGCAAGGTCCGGTACGTCGGCGTGTCGAACTTCTCCGGCTGGCACCTGATGAAGGCCCTGGGGATATCGGAGCGGGACGGCTTCGTCCGTCCGGTGTCGCAGCAGATCCACTACACGCTCCAGGCCCGCGAGGCGGAATACGAGTTGGCGCCGATCGCGGTGGACCAGGGCGTCGGCATCCTCATCTGGTCGCCGCTGGCGGGGGGACTGCTGTCCGGGAAGTACCGGCGCGGCCGGCCCGAGCCGGAAGGCACGCGCAAGGCCAACGACTGGCGCGAGCCGCCGGTGCGCGACCTGGACAAGCTCCACGACATCGTCGAGGTGCTGGTGGAGATCGCGGAGGCTCGCGGCGTCTCGGCGGCCCAGGTCGCCCTGGCGTGGCTGATCGGCAGGCCGGGCGTGGCATCGGCGGTGATCGGGGCCCGGACCGACGAACAGCTCGCCGACAACCTCAAGGCGGCCGATCTCACCCTGAGCGCCGACGAATGCGCCCGGCTGGAAGAGGTGAGCCGGCCGCCCCTGCTCTATCCCTACTGGCACCAGGCGAACACGGCATCAGACCGCCTGTCCGCGGC is a genomic window containing:
- a CDS encoding GTP-binding protein, whose translation is MSRAPEASLLLDDIHDAGARPSEVARWLASETAEGHHHHDHPDVNLHGDVRAFLLTAEKPLDWARFGLWLSMLLNRHGTEVLRLKGLLSIRGVDTPVVVQGVQHLIHKPVHLDAWPDGIPGTRIVVIAQGLDPAIVRRSFKAFVDTPAGQEAT
- a CDS encoding thiol-disulfide oxidoreductase DCC family protein, with the protein product MNAPRSSPPAATVYYDGACPVCSREIAFYRRRDMGGRIRWQDLRREPVDQARDGIGQEAALARFHLRRADGTLLSGAAAFAALWSMIPGFRGLASLARLPGMIPVLERGYRLFLRLRPLPSARGACPDDRCGT
- the hmgA gene encoding homogentisate 1,2-dioxygenase, whose product is MATELAYQSGFGNGFESEALPGALPIGRNSPQRCAYGLYAEQLSGSPFTAPRASNERSWLYRIRPTVAHWGRFAKAEAGPWRTAPCVEVEIPPAPMRWDPVPIPSEPLTLVEGVRTITTAGDAGSQTGMAAHVYLATRSMEDEYFYNADGEMLFVPQQGALRLRTEFGTIDIAPGEIAVIPRGVKFKAELPDGPARGYLCENYGGSLTLPERGPIGANCLANPRDFLTPVAAYEDRDAPSRLTVKWGGSLWVTEIAHSPLDVVAWHGNYVPYKYDLRRYSPVGPVLFDHADPSIFTVLTSPSETPGTANIDFVIFPERWMVAENTFRPPWYHMNVMSEFMGLIQGVYDAKTGGGFVPGGFSLHNTMLPHGPDADAFETASNADLKPHKLEGTLAFMFETRFPQRVTAFAAGLEQLQQDYGTYGTRLRKHFDPGRR
- the fahA gene encoding fumarylacetoacetase — protein: MHPNDPFLRSFVDVAPDSHFPIQNLPFGVFSTDADRVPRVGVAIGDRILALAALEEAGLLAADPSGGPVFARSSLNPFIALGRDAWRQVRARVSELLRHDSPTLRDDPALRARALVPMAGARLHLPVEVGDYTDFYSSREHATNVGSMFRDPKNALLPNWLHLPVGYNGRASSVVVSGTPVRRPNGQTKAPTADQPSFGPSRKLDIELETAFIVGRGNALGEPIPVAEAERHIFGMVLMNDWSARDIQQWEYVPLGPFNAKSFATSISPWVVTLDALESFRVPGPPQDPEPLPYLRQVDKASVDLHLEVALRPDGTADATTVCRTNFRHLYWSMAQQLAHHTVSGCNTRVGDLMGSGTISGPEPDSFGSLLELTWNGRNPLALAGGGERSFLEDGDEVTITGWCQGDGYRIGFGEVTGRVTPALS
- a CDS encoding asparaginase, which encodes MTRIVVLSTGGTIASRYSAEHGSVVSKVAGEELVSTLGPLAPGVPVTAEEFSNLGSYRIDLPTAFELAQRIRALLSNPDTAGVVVTHGTDTMEESAYLADLLLESEKPVVFTGAQLHADEPDSDGPRNLADSIRVAACLDARGLGALIVFGQEIHAARDATKMHASRVGTFASAEHGKLGEIDAGRVRLQRRTIRRGTVETRRIQPRVDLIKLVMGSDAAFVRAAVENGARGLVLEAFGRGNATPAVAEAAIEAIGRGIPVAVTSRSPQANLSTDLFRCGRLTRVCRCSCVVWRGCDSVRDVLRRRASRMDIQVDIVGRFNDERLKKGGGNCCKGWSSARPSAFGVCRTTGSKRLASGVG
- a CDS encoding alpha/beta fold hydrolase, producing the protein MSLSGTGSFAWTAAGILLAALAGVGLWLWTPDKSRAELESRYLDAPADLMDVAGLLLHVRDRGPRDAPAIILLHGFGSSLHTWEPWARDLSAEFRVVRFDLPGSGLSEPDPTGDYTVGRSMEILQALMDRIGIDRASLVGNSMGGRIAWNFASRSPERVEKLVLISPDGFASPGEEYGQRVEIPLPLKLMRYALPRILLSMNLAPAYGDPGRMTDAYLDRYHDLIRAPGVRDAMIARMEQAVREDPVPLLRLVRAPTLLLWGEKDALIPLANAEDYLRVLPRATLVRLPGIGHVPQEEAPALSLEPVKAFLAR
- a CDS encoding aldo/keto reductase, which translates into the protein MDYRQLGRSGLKVSALTLGTMTFGGKGSFAKTGNTDPAGARRQIDMCLDAGINLYDTADVYSTGLSEEILGEAVSDRRDRLLIATKARFPMGKDPNDRGLSRHHLVRACEASLRRLKTDYIDLYQLHEWDGLTPLEETLAALDDLVRSGKVRYVGVSNFSGWHLMKALGISERDGFVRPVSQQIHYTLQAREAEYELAPIAVDQGVGILIWSPLAGGLLSGKYRRGRPEPEGTRKANDWREPPVRDLDKLHDIVEVLVEIAEARGVSAAQVALAWLIGRPGVASAVIGARTDEQLADNLKAADLTLSADECARLEEVSRPPLLYPYWHQANTASDRLSAADLVLIAPHLKA
- a CDS encoding IS4 family transposase; amino-acid sequence: MVERSTVRIRRLSNDRIEEARFGRWLNNAKVRLVEMECTIGEQMRARVVGLHVLAIQDTSELNYQAHAGRTRGLGTVGNGRDAGLFVHPVLAVEAESGACLGLVGAQVYARHETAAKHRRALPIESKESMRWLEGAQTAKHYLDTARHVTVVADRESDIYEEWERLPETGFDLLTRACRDRALAGGGYLYAWSDALAVAERFTLDLPERPGKRSARTATLELRYGAVAVKRPRNGTHPGAAPALALRMVDVREVDAPAGEDPVHWRLLTTHQVEDTAKALEIVLWYRRRWTIEQLFRTLKTQGLDIESSQVESADALQRLAFVALVAATHILQLLGVRDGVLVRPIDDTFSAQQVSVLIALQPRLEGRTAARKNPHPPDTLAWAAWFIARLGGWDGYPKSKPAGPITFARGYARFATMCEGVALRQKIC
- a CDS encoding response regulator, with protein sequence MPFTVDIATSTERSDAQRILVCEDNHLIAMGLASILAREGYTVLGPVDTGEEALRTAFQDLPDLTLLDIELAGAIDGISVAAELHPMGVEIIFVTSDYQRAALDGREYASDVLIKPVRVNAVLNSVAAALRKRPPKERHEAVLAAS
- a CDS encoding rhomboid family intramembrane serine protease; this translates as MPRIELNAPVTVCYTLAAVAATILPVQGKLAIHGPIRPWDGDFLLSLLTWTLAHGGMTHLLSNFVVILLTGPLLEDRFGSIRMLGVLVTASVSVGLAQCILDPRGALIGASGTVFCLIMLTAMLAGRSGTIPVTVLLVAALYLGREVMALFADDGISQTAHILGGVLGVILGVVMRAGSASSPRHPVSRRS